One genomic window of Maribacter aquivivus includes the following:
- a CDS encoding serine hydrolase, producing the protein MKATRIIFLFSFLFCLATNAQNELPLQIDNSKIKPLQKLLDSSLQTNLRDELASHPEWNDLIVQKKMSVGLVDLSDPENVRFARVNGNHMMYAASLPKIAILLAAMDAIEKGELKETAEVKKDMRLMISKSDNSAATRMIDRVGYEKLESVMTDPKYAFYDEQKGGGLWVGKRYGSGGETNREPLKNLSHAASVTQVCRYYYLLANGKLVNQKQSKQMLDILENPELHHKFVNTLDKIAPTARLFRKSGSWRTYHSDSILVWGKDSNRRYILVALIDDANGEQIIRDLVKPIEKVLKKPVL; encoded by the coding sequence ATGAAAGCTACCCGAATCATTTTTCTTTTTTCTTTCCTATTTTGTTTAGCCACAAATGCTCAAAACGAGCTACCGTTACAAATAGATAATTCAAAGATCAAACCCTTGCAAAAATTACTTGATAGTTCTTTGCAGACTAATTTAAGAGATGAATTAGCCTCTCACCCAGAATGGAACGATCTCATTGTACAAAAGAAGATGTCCGTAGGCTTGGTTGATTTAAGCGACCCAGAAAATGTACGTTTTGCTCGTGTAAACGGTAACCATATGATGTATGCCGCTAGTTTACCTAAAATAGCTATTCTTCTCGCTGCTATGGATGCTATTGAAAAAGGCGAATTAAAAGAAACCGCAGAGGTTAAAAAAGATATGCGTCTTATGATCAGTAAATCTGATAATTCTGCTGCTACTAGAATGATAGATCGTGTTGGTTATGAAAAACTTGAATCTGTTATGACTGATCCTAAATATGCTTTTTATGACGAGCAAAAAGGTGGCGGTCTTTGGGTTGGTAAACGCTACGGAAGTGGTGGAGAAACAAACCGCGAACCTTTAAAGAACCTGAGTCACGCTGCATCGGTAACACAAGTATGTAGGTATTATTATTTATTGGCGAACGGTAAGCTAGTGAACCAAAAACAATCTAAGCAGATGCTAGATATTCTTGAAAACCCAGAGCTGCACCATAAATTTGTAAATACATTAGATAAAATTGCACCAACTGCCAGATTGTTCAGAAAATCAGGTTCTTGGCGCACCTACCATTCTGACTCAATATTGGTTTGGGGCAAGGACAGTAATAGAAGATATATTCTAGTTGCCTTAATAGATGATGCCAATGGAGAGCAAATTATAAGAGATTTAGTGAAACCAATTGAAAAGGTGCTAAAAAAGCCTGTACTTTAG
- a CDS encoding pyridoxal-phosphate dependent enzyme, translated as MNLKDGVKTAENKVSTEARKLSDMVKDTSKSLVDRLECFEDIISLEVGDTGLHRAKTLEREFNVRQLYLKYEGDNPTGTQKDRIAFAQLYDALRREFTVVSLATCGNYGVAMALASDLAGIACKIYIPESYHTDRVIEMETLGAEIIRIPGSYEDVVTESSRLAAEHGWYDANPGGANTPLQISAYALIAQEIFEDLGDAPKYCAVPVSNGTLFAGIYRGFVNLYKRGKTSRIPKMIAASSSHKNPIVESYLQGLDHCKDLNPAAIKETKYNEPLINWHSFDGEEALYALKESEGEAFNISDKKLKEMTSLLYKKEGFRILPASTAGLIGLLELDEKMNFEPDRFVAVLTAKN; from the coding sequence ATGAATCTTAAAGATGGCGTTAAAACGGCTGAGAATAAAGTGTCTACAGAGGCACGTAAACTTAGCGATATGGTTAAAGATACAAGCAAATCTTTAGTAGACCGTTTAGAATGTTTTGAAGATATTATAAGTTTAGAAGTTGGCGATACGGGCTTGCATAGGGCCAAAACATTAGAGCGTGAGTTCAATGTTCGTCAACTTTACCTAAAGTATGAGGGTGATAACCCTACCGGAACTCAAAAAGACCGTATTGCTTTTGCACAATTATATGATGCGCTGCGTAGGGAGTTTACTGTGGTAAGCTTGGCTACTTGCGGTAATTATGGTGTGGCAATGGCACTGGCATCTGATCTAGCGGGTATTGCCTGTAAAATTTACATTCCTGAAAGTTACCATACCGATCGGGTTATTGAAATGGAAACTTTAGGGGCAGAGATAATTCGTATACCTGGTAGTTACGAAGATGTGGTTACCGAAAGTTCCAGATTAGCAGCTGAACATGGTTGGTATGATGCTAACCCTGGTGGTGCCAATACTCCGCTACAAATATCTGCCTATGCGCTAATTGCACAAGAGATTTTTGAAGATTTAGGTGATGCACCAAAATACTGTGCTGTACCTGTTTCTAATGGAACGTTGTTCGCAGGAATTTATAGAGGATTTGTAAATCTGTATAAAAGAGGAAAGACTTCTCGTATACCTAAAATGATAGCGGCTTCATCATCTCATAAGAACCCAATTGTAGAATCATATCTGCAAGGATTAGATCACTGTAAAGATTTGAATCCGGCTGCGATAAAAGAAACGAAATACAACGAACCATTGATTAACTGGCATAGTTTCGATGGGGAAGAGGCATTATACGCATTAAAAGAATCTGAGGGGGAAGCTTTTAATATCAGTGATAAAAAACTGAAAGAGATGACTTCCCTTTTATATAAGAAAGAAGGATTTCGAATTCTACCTGCATCTACAGCGGGTTTGATCGGACTCTTAGAATTAGACGAAAAAATGAATTTTGAGCCTGACCGTTTTGTGGCAGTGCTCACTGCAAAAAATTAA
- a CDS encoding DUF1611 domain-containing protein, which produces MKKVIDGKALVYCEGAFNTPNGKTAHGLVRFTERYEVVGVLDEKYAGRDAGDVLDGRPNGIPVFRDLEAAIVTLTASNNLPSYLVIGLAPDGGRLPKVAKSTIKAALQQGWNVDSGLHDFLSNDPELVALAKEKNVKIRDIRKTPDRDQLHFFTGDIEKVNCLKLAVLGTDSALGKRTTAWILVHAFRNAGKKAEMIGTGQTGWMQGAKYSMVMDSCINDFVSGEIEHAVVSAYNNEDPDVIVIEGQGSLMNPAYPGGFEILAAGRPDYVILQHAPKRLEYDGFPGYKMHSLAEQINAIQVISGKEVIAITVNHEDMKKEEILDVCKAITLETKLPAFDVLEYGAEDLIALLMTKLK; this is translated from the coding sequence ATGAAAAAAGTTATAGACGGTAAGGCACTTGTATATTGTGAGGGAGCATTTAATACTCCAAATGGTAAAACAGCACACGGTTTGGTTCGCTTTACTGAGCGTTATGAAGTTGTGGGTGTTTTAGATGAAAAATATGCAGGCAGAGATGCCGGTGATGTTTTGGATGGAAGACCTAACGGAATTCCGGTTTTTAGAGATCTAGAGGCTGCAATTGTTACATTGACAGCAAGTAATAATCTGCCAAGTTACTTGGTAATTGGTTTAGCACCAGATGGTGGCAGATTGCCAAAAGTGGCTAAATCGACAATTAAGGCTGCATTACAACAAGGTTGGAATGTGGATAGTGGTTTACACGATTTCTTAAGTAATGACCCAGAACTGGTTGCATTGGCAAAAGAAAAGAATGTAAAAATCAGAGATATTAGAAAAACACCCGATCGTGATCAATTGCACTTTTTTACGGGTGATATTGAAAAAGTAAACTGTTTAAAATTAGCGGTTCTAGGAACGGATTCTGCTCTAGGGAAACGGACTACGGCTTGGATATTGGTTCACGCATTTCGTAATGCAGGTAAAAAAGCAGAAATGATCGGAACCGGACAAACAGGATGGATGCAAGGTGCTAAGTATAGCATGGTGATGGATAGCTGTATTAACGATTTCGTTTCAGGTGAAATTGAGCATGCTGTGGTAAGTGCCTATAATAATGAGGACCCAGATGTTATTGTTATTGAAGGGCAAGGGAGTTTAATGAACCCTGCATACCCTGGCGGATTTGAAATTCTAGCTGCAGGCAGACCAGATTATGTAATTCTGCAACATGCACCAAAAAGATTGGAATATGACGGATTCCCTGGGTATAAAATGCACTCTTTAGCTGAGCAAATAAATGCCATACAGGTTATTTCTGGTAAAGAAGTGATTGCTATTACCGTAAACCATGAGGATATGAAAAAAGAAGAAATTCTTGATGTTTGTAAGGCTATCACTTTAGAAACCAAATTACCTGCCTTTGATGTGTTGGAGTATGGTGCTGAAGATTTAATTGCACTTTTAATGACAAAATTAAAATGA
- a CDS encoding mandelate racemase/muconate lactonizing enzyme family protein — protein MKITHISFERLDLKLSDPYTIAYETIDRTSNFILKVETDTKIVGYGCAAPDPVVTNESPSDVTDAIKNIIIPYLLGKDPFTYALLLLELKELLGKRSSALAMVDLALFDIMSKKAEVPLYKFLGGYRNSIATSITIGIMSIDETLSYASEYVKQGFTILKIKGGSNLEEDIAKMRMIHEKYPNIELRFDGNQGYSVKESVDFVKATAAIGIEIFEQPTKVESEERLGEVTNQVSIPVMADESLKTLTDAFRLAQNERVDMVNIKLQKVGGIWVGMHINSVAKAAKLDAMVGCIDECGLGIAAGLHFALSRPNIVYADLDGHLDIIDDPYHSIFRLEKGILYPTEKFGLGFSELNM, from the coding sequence ATGAAAATAACCCATATTTCTTTTGAGCGTTTAGACCTTAAATTGTCTGATCCTTATACTATTGCTTACGAAACAATTGATCGCACTAGTAACTTTATTCTAAAGGTTGAAACCGATACCAAAATTGTGGGTTATGGTTGCGCGGCACCTGACCCTGTGGTTACAAATGAATCGCCAAGTGATGTTACCGATGCTATTAAGAATATCATTATTCCGTATTTATTGGGTAAAGATCCTTTTACGTATGCATTGTTATTATTAGAGCTGAAGGAGTTATTGGGTAAACGTTCTTCTGCCTTGGCAATGGTAGATTTGGCATTGTTCGATATCATGTCGAAAAAGGCAGAGGTACCTTTGTATAAATTTTTAGGGGGCTATCGTAATAGCATCGCTACCAGTATTACTATCGGTATTATGAGCATAGACGAGACCTTGTCTTATGCTAGCGAATATGTGAAACAAGGTTTTACCATTTTAAAAATAAAAGGCGGTTCTAATCTCGAAGAGGATATTGCCAAAATGAGAATGATCCACGAGAAATACCCTAATATCGAATTGCGTTTTGATGGTAACCAAGGATATTCTGTGAAAGAATCGGTAGATTTTGTAAAGGCTACGGCAGCAATAGGAATCGAGATTTTTGAACAACCTACAAAAGTGGAATCGGAAGAACGATTGGGCGAAGTAACCAATCAGGTGAGTATTCCTGTAATGGCAGATGAAAGCTTAAAAACATTGACCGATGCATTTCGTTTGGCGCAGAATGAGCGTGTGGATATGGTGAATATTAAGCTGCAGAAAGTAGGCGGTATCTGGGTAGGTATGCATATTAATTCCGTTGCTAAAGCCGCTAAATTAGATGCTATGGTAGGTTGTATAGATGAATGCGGACTGGGTATTGCTGCCGGTCTACATTTTGCCCTGTCTAGACCAAACATTGTATATGCTGATCTAGACGGACATTTAGATATTATTGATGATCCTTACCATTCTATCTTTAGATTGGAAAAGGGAATTTTATACCCTACCGAAAAGTTTGGTTTAGGTTTTTCTGAGTTGAATATGTAA